The following are encoded together in the Capsulimonas corticalis genome:
- the leuD gene encoding 3-isopropylmalate dehydratase small subunit, with the protein MEKFTTLTGIVGPLDRANADTDQIIPKQFLKRIERTGFGQFLFFDWRFLDDGKTENPEFELNQPQYKGATILLAGKNFGCGSSREHAPWALDDYGFRSIIAPSYADIFYNNCFKNGMLPIVLPEETVKELMTKAQTEPGYQMTIDLETQTITDSDGLKLSFEVDAFRKHCLLNGLDDIGLTLQHEPDITAYETKRPSWKRGAAEPVAA; encoded by the coding sequence ATGGAAAAGTTCACAACATTGACCGGGATCGTCGGACCGCTGGACCGCGCCAACGCCGACACCGACCAGATCATCCCGAAGCAGTTCCTCAAGCGGATCGAGCGCACGGGCTTCGGCCAATTCTTGTTCTTCGACTGGCGCTTCCTGGATGACGGCAAGACCGAAAATCCGGAGTTCGAGCTGAACCAGCCGCAGTATAAAGGCGCGACCATTCTGCTCGCCGGCAAGAACTTTGGCTGCGGCTCCTCACGCGAGCATGCGCCGTGGGCGCTCGACGACTATGGCTTCCGTTCGATCATCGCGCCGTCCTATGCCGATATCTTCTACAACAACTGTTTCAAGAACGGTATGCTCCCGATCGTCCTCCCTGAAGAAACCGTCAAGGAGCTGATGACCAAGGCGCAGACAGAACCCGGCTATCAGATGACCATCGATCTGGAAACCCAGACCATCACTGATTCCGACGGTCTGAAGCTCTCGTTCGAAGTCGACGCATTCCGCAAGCACTGCCTGCTGAACGGCCTGGACGACATCGGCCTGACCCTCCAGCACGAGCCCGATATCACGGCGTACGAGACCAAGCGTCCATCCTGGAAGCGCGGCGCCGCGGAGCCGGTCGCGGCGTAA
- a CDS encoding class I SAM-dependent methyltransferase, with protein sequence MSTNSEAAAPARSAKEQFDKQAAHYNAQWNTWSAETLDWLLANSGHRPTDRVLDVATGTGFTALAFAPHVAEVVGGDVSTGMLEQARKQAEERGVTNATFQEAPAEALPYPDAAFDIVVSRIAPHHFLNIQKFASEAARVLKSGGRLALVDTSVPDDDWEAADWQNAVEVLRDPSHVRNYTPREWRKIWEDAGLTVETIGDAGGGITIPLSDWIFKAGCTPDQAQQVRDQFANAPESAKAIYNIVTQPDGETVFTWRRVAVRAVKP encoded by the coding sequence ATGAGCACGAACAGCGAAGCGGCGGCTCCGGCGCGCTCGGCGAAAGAGCAATTCGATAAGCAAGCCGCGCATTACAATGCGCAGTGGAACACATGGAGCGCGGAGACGCTCGATTGGCTCCTCGCCAACTCCGGGCATCGACCCACGGACAGAGTTCTGGATGTCGCTACGGGAACAGGCTTTACGGCGCTGGCCTTCGCGCCGCATGTGGCCGAAGTCGTTGGCGGCGATGTCTCGACCGGGATGCTGGAGCAGGCGCGCAAGCAGGCGGAAGAGCGCGGCGTGACCAACGCCACCTTCCAGGAAGCTCCCGCCGAAGCCCTGCCCTATCCCGACGCAGCGTTCGATATCGTCGTCAGCCGGATCGCGCCCCATCACTTTCTGAATATCCAAAAATTTGCTTCCGAAGCGGCTCGAGTCTTAAAGTCCGGCGGCCGGTTGGCGCTCGTGGACACCAGCGTTCCCGACGACGATTGGGAAGCCGCCGATTGGCAGAACGCCGTGGAGGTCCTGCGCGATCCGTCCCATGTGCGCAACTATACGCCCCGAGAATGGCGCAAGATCTGGGAAGACGCCGGCCTGACTGTGGAGACCATTGGCGACGCCGGCGGCGGCATCACCATCCCGCTGTCCGATTGGATCTTCAAAGCGGGCTGCACGCCGGATCAGGCGCAGCAAGTCCGCGACCAATTTGCGAACGCTCCCGAGAGCGCGAAGGCAATTTACAATATCGTGACACAGCCCGACGGCGAGACGGTGTTTACATGGCGGCGGGTAGCGGTTCGCGCGGTGAAGCCGTAA
- the leuC gene encoding 3-isopropylmalate dehydratase large subunit: MAKTMFEKIWEAHVVREAEGQTLLYIDLHLVHEVTSPQAFEGLRLSGRKVRRPDLTVATMDHNVPTTSRLLPIADPISRLQMDTLSENCKEFGVTLYDLHNKKQGIVHVIGPEQGLTQPGMTIVCGDSHTSTHGAFGSLAFGIGTSEVEHVLATQTLPQTRPKTMEIRVDGQLGPGVTAKDVILAIIGKIGTDGATGYAVEYTGEVIRSLSMEGRMTICNMSIEAGARAGMIAPDEKTFEYVKGRPFAPEGADWDAAIAEWSALPTDEGATFDTLVTLHADDIAPYVTWGTSPGMVAPITANVPTPEDITDETDRKATERALEYMGLTAGAPLRELTLDKVFIGSCTNGRIEDLRAAATIAKGRKVSDHVHAMVVPGSFIVKAQAESEGLDQIFKDAGFDWREAGCSMCLAMNPDILQPGERCASTSNRNFEGRQGKGGRTHLVSPQMAAAAAIAGRLVDIRDWDKE, translated from the coding sequence ATGGCGAAAACAATGTTCGAAAAGATCTGGGAGGCGCATGTCGTGCGCGAGGCGGAAGGTCAGACCTTGCTGTACATCGACCTGCACCTCGTCCACGAAGTCACGTCGCCCCAGGCGTTTGAGGGTCTGCGTCTGAGCGGACGCAAAGTGCGCCGCCCCGACCTGACCGTGGCGACGATGGACCACAATGTCCCCACCACCAGCCGCTTGCTGCCGATCGCCGACCCGATCTCGCGTCTCCAAATGGATACGCTCTCGGAGAACTGCAAGGAGTTCGGCGTCACGCTCTATGACCTGCACAATAAGAAGCAGGGCATCGTTCACGTCATCGGACCCGAGCAGGGTCTGACCCAGCCCGGCATGACGATTGTCTGCGGCGACAGCCACACCAGCACGCACGGCGCCTTCGGCTCGCTCGCCTTCGGCATCGGAACCAGCGAAGTCGAGCACGTACTCGCCACCCAGACGCTGCCGCAAACACGCCCGAAGACGATGGAGATCCGCGTCGACGGCCAGCTCGGGCCGGGCGTCACCGCCAAGGATGTTATTCTGGCGATCATCGGCAAGATCGGCACCGACGGCGCCACGGGATACGCCGTGGAGTATACGGGCGAAGTTATCCGCAGCCTGTCCATGGAAGGCCGTATGACGATCTGTAACATGAGTATCGAAGCGGGCGCTCGCGCCGGCATGATCGCGCCGGATGAGAAGACGTTTGAATACGTCAAGGGCCGCCCCTTCGCTCCAGAAGGCGCGGACTGGGACGCCGCCATCGCCGAGTGGAGTGCGCTGCCGACCGACGAAGGCGCAACGTTTGACACGCTCGTCACCCTGCACGCCGACGACATCGCGCCGTACGTCACCTGGGGCACCAGTCCCGGTATGGTCGCGCCGATCACCGCCAATGTCCCCACTCCCGAGGACATTACGGATGAGACCGACCGCAAAGCGACCGAGCGCGCCCTGGAGTATATGGGCCTGACGGCCGGCGCACCGCTGCGCGAACTGACGCTCGACAAAGTCTTCATCGGCTCTTGCACCAACGGACGCATCGAAGACCTGCGCGCCGCCGCCACAATCGCCAAGGGCCGCAAGGTCAGCGACCATGTGCACGCGATGGTCGTTCCCGGCTCCTTCATTGTGAAGGCGCAGGCAGAATCCGAGGGCCTGGATCAGATCTTTAAAGACGCTGGTTTCGACTGGCGCGAGGCGGGATGTTCGATGTGTCTGGCGATGAATCCGGACATTTTGCAGCCAGGCGAGCGCTGCGCATCCACCTCGAACCGCAATTTCGAGGGACGCCAGGGCAAGGGCGGCCGCACGCATTTGGTGAGCCCGCAAATGGCCGCCGCCGCCGCCATCGCCGGCCGGCTGGTGGACATTCGGGACTGGGACAAGGAGTAA